A window of the Parabacteroides merdae ATCC 43184 genome harbors these coding sequences:
- a CDS encoding TlpA disulfide reductase family protein, whose translation MIRRLLLVVGIIVSLSSCGGDIAYRIEGKLTNLEDQTLYAVFENEDIKVVDTVTCGKPGEFLIEKKQGDFREVTIFFADKMHWVTAYLEKGEKVTITGDADYPAMLRVKGGRINDRLSAIRKEMAPLLKEQADLIRQLNKKNRENLNSSIEEADMASRLANVNHLLSEEAAAAIKKYPDEEASVVLIQHYFNHPDDTRQMDELLAVLNPKLNDFYLVRKLQEYSTRAKRTALGAEAPGFNVKNIYGTPVSLDSFPKKYLLLAFTAPWCDMCQTEDLYLDEVAMKYPKEKVDMLLVSLDDDQAEVRKVLAKDSIGWNLVTDSAGQAAMLVDLYNVSALPRCFLIDEEGKIILKTDNGVEIKQTLEKLME comes from the coding sequence ATGATTAGACGTTTATTACTGGTCGTTGGGATTATCGTTTCTTTGTCATCGTGTGGCGGAGATATTGCTTACCGGATAGAAGGAAAACTAACCAATCTGGAGGATCAGACCTTATATGCCGTTTTCGAAAATGAAGATATAAAGGTTGTAGATACCGTAACTTGCGGGAAGCCGGGGGAATTTTTGATCGAAAAGAAACAGGGAGATTTCCGGGAAGTGACGATTTTCTTTGCTGATAAAATGCATTGGGTTACGGCTTATCTGGAAAAGGGAGAGAAGGTGACGATCACCGGAGACGCTGATTATCCCGCCATGTTACGTGTCAAAGGAGGGCGGATCAATGACCGTCTTTCCGCGATAAGAAAAGAAATGGCTCCTTTATTGAAGGAGCAGGCCGACTTGATCCGTCAACTGAATAAGAAGAACAGGGAAAACCTCAACAGCTCGATCGAGGAAGCGGATATGGCTTCGCGCCTGGCGAATGTAAACCATCTGTTGAGCGAGGAAGCTGCTGCCGCCATCAAGAAATATCCGGATGAAGAAGCTTCCGTCGTATTGATACAGCATTATTTTAACCATCCTGACGATACCCGGCAAATGGACGAATTGCTGGCTGTGCTGAATCCGAAACTGAACGACTTTTATCTGGTGCGGAAGTTGCAGGAATACAGCACGAGGGCAAAAAGGACTGCTTTAGGCGCCGAAGCACCCGGTTTCAATGTGAAGAATATTTACGGGACTCCTGTCAGTCTGGATTCTTTTCCGAAGAAATATTTACTGCTTGCGTTTACGGCTCCCTGGTGTGATATGTGCCAGACGGAAGACCTCTATCTGGATGAAGTGGCAATGAAATATCCGAAAGAAAAGGTGGATATGTTGCTGGTCAGTCTGGATGACGATCAAGCCGAAGTGCGGAAAGTCCTTGCAAAGGATAGCATCGGCTGGAACTTGGTTACCGATTCCGCCGGACAGGCAGCCATGTTGGTTGATCTGTATAACGTAAGCGCCTTGCCCCGCTGTTTCCTGATCGATGAAGAAGGGAAGATCATCTTGAAAACGGACAATGGGGTCGAGATAAAGCAAACGTTGGAAAAGCTGATGGAGTAG
- a CDS encoding nucleotidyltransferase family protein, which yields MKTTAEIIEILRDYKARSAEKYGIETLGLFGSVARGEQNEKSDIDVFIKLRKTSYYTLMDIKDDLEQVFRQKVDLITLHETMRALFRRKIEQDAIYL from the coding sequence ATGAAGACAACAGCCGAAATCATAGAAATCCTGAGAGATTACAAAGCCCGTTCCGCCGAAAAATACGGAATCGAAACATTGGGCCTTTTCGGTAGCGTGGCTCGTGGTGAACAGAATGAGAAGAGTGACATCGATGTTTTTATTAAGTTGAGAAAAACAAGTTATTACACATTGATGGATATAAAAGATGATTTAGAACAAGTTTTCAGGCAAAAAGTCGATTTAATAACTTTGCATGAAACAATGCGTGCTTTGTTTCGGCGTAAAATAGAACAGGATGCAATTTATCTTTAA
- a CDS encoding ribonuclease H1 domain-containing protein: MAKNKYYVVWKGITPGVYDNWGECKAQVDGQDGAKYKSFETKEEATKAFEKGYEHYLKTASSSKAAAGLTPKAPVGKPIWESLCVDAACSGNPGDMEYRGVYPPTMQEIFRIGPLKKGTNNIGEFLALVHGLALLKQKGSSLPIYSDSRNAIGWVKKKKCKTLLERVPENEPIFDMIERAEKWLKTNTYTTPILKWETSEWGEIPADFGRK; the protein is encoded by the coding sequence ATGGCAAAAAACAAATATTATGTAGTATGGAAAGGTATCACTCCGGGCGTATATGACAACTGGGGCGAATGCAAAGCGCAGGTGGACGGACAGGACGGAGCAAAATATAAATCGTTCGAAACCAAAGAGGAGGCGACGAAAGCCTTTGAAAAAGGATACGAGCATTATCTGAAAACAGCGTCTTCCTCCAAAGCGGCTGCAGGCCTGACTCCAAAAGCTCCGGTCGGGAAACCGATCTGGGAAAGCCTTTGTGTGGATGCTGCTTGTAGCGGGAATCCGGGAGACATGGAATACCGAGGCGTCTATCCGCCGACCATGCAAGAGATCTTCCGGATCGGGCCGTTAAAAAAAGGGACGAACAACATCGGTGAATTCTTGGCTTTGGTACACGGACTTGCCCTACTGAAACAGAAAGGAAGCAGCCTTCCGATCTATTCGGACAGTCGGAACGCCATCGGTTGGGTAAAAAAGAAGAAATGCAAAACACTCTTAGAGCGCGTACCAGAGAACGAACCGATCTTCGATATGATCGAACGAGCTGAAAAGTGGCTCAAAACCAATACCTATACCACTCCTATCCTAAAATGGGAAACTTCGGAATGGGGAGAGATCCCGGCAGACTTCGGACGGAAATAA
- a CDS encoding 2-oxoacid:ferredoxin oxidoreductase subunit beta, translating to MATEEVKFQPKDYKSDQYVRWCPGCGDHAVLNCLHKAMAEVGVAPHNMAVISGIGCSSRLPYYMNTYGFHTIHGRGAAIATGVKTARPDLSVWLITGDGDCLAIGGNHFIHAVRRNVDLNIVLFNNKIYGLTKGQYSPTSDRGFVSKSSPYGTVEDPFIPAELALGARGNFFARVIDVDLKNTTEVLAASARHKGASVTEVLVNCVIFNDGIHKKIVDKEFRADRTIFLRHGEKMLFGKDNEKGIVLEGLKLKAVTIGQDGYTLDDVLVHDAHEKDNTLHMMLAMMSGDMPVALGVIRDVDAPTYDEAVHQQIEEVQAKNPIRNLQDYLMSGEIWEVK from the coding sequence ATGGCAACTGAAGAAGTAAAATTTCAACCGAAAGATTATAAGAGCGATCAGTATGTACGCTGGTGTCCGGGTTGTGGAGACCATGCCGTGTTGAACTGCTTGCACAAAGCAATGGCCGAAGTAGGAGTGGCTCCTCATAATATGGCTGTTATCTCTGGTATCGGATGTTCTTCCCGTTTACCTTATTACATGAACACATACGGTTTTCATACGATTCATGGTCGTGGTGCTGCTATCGCTACCGGCGTGAAGACGGCTCGTCCGGACTTGAGCGTCTGGTTGATTACTGGTGACGGCGACTGTCTGGCTATCGGCGGTAACCATTTTATCCATGCTGTCCGCCGCAACGTGGACCTGAATATCGTGTTGTTCAACAACAAGATATATGGTCTGACGAAGGGGCAGTATTCCCCGACTTCCGATCGTGGTTTCGTTTCCAAGAGCTCTCCTTACGGGACGGTCGAAGATCCGTTTATTCCGGCTGAACTGGCTTTGGGTGCCCGTGGTAATTTCTTTGCCCGTGTGATCGATGTGGATCTGAAGAATACGACCGAAGTGTTGGCTGCTTCTGCCCGCCATAAAGGTGCTTCCGTGACTGAAGTGCTGGTGAACTGTGTGATCTTTAACGACGGTATCCATAAAAAGATTGTCGATAAGGAATTTCGTGCCGACCGTACGATTTTCTTGCGCCACGGCGAAAAGATGTTGTTCGGCAAAGACAATGAAAAGGGTATCGTGTTGGAAGGCCTGAAACTTAAAGCCGTAACGATCGGTCAGGATGGTTATACGCTGGATGATGTTTTGGTACATGATGCACATGAAAAGGATAACACCCTGCACATGATGCTTGCCATGATGAGCGGGGATATGCCAGTCGCTCTCGGTGTGATCCGCGATGTGGATGCTCCGACCTACGACGAAGCCGTACACCAACAGATCGAAGAAGTCCAGGCCAAGAATCCGATCCGTAACCTGCAGGATTATCTGATGAGCGGAGAAATCTGGGAAGTAAAGTAA
- a CDS encoding shikimate kinase produces the protein MKRIFLIGYMGAGKTTVGKVLSRQLGLSFIDLDHYIEGRYHKTVGQLFAEKGEDAFRDIERRMLREVAAFEDVLVSTGGGAPCFFDNMEFMNGAGQTVYLKVSVEELAKRLELCKSTRPILKGRSGDELKAFIAESLEKREPFYSKASIVFDAEEMMTDQDVYKISQELATRL, from the coding sequence ATGAAGCGTATATTTCTGATTGGATATATGGGAGCCGGAAAAACCACTGTGGGAAAAGTGCTGTCCCGGCAGTTGGGACTCTCGTTTATCGATCTGGACCACTATATAGAAGGCCGTTACCATAAGACTGTCGGGCAGCTTTTTGCCGAGAAAGGGGAAGATGCGTTCCGAGATATCGAGCGGAGGATGCTCCGCGAAGTCGCCGCTTTTGAAGATGTCCTGGTATCGACCGGAGGCGGTGCTCCTTGTTTTTTCGATAATATGGAGTTTATGAACGGGGCCGGACAGACCGTTTACCTGAAAGTCTCGGTAGAGGAATTGGCGAAGCGTTTGGAGCTCTGTAAATCGACCCGCCCGATACTGAAGGGTCGTTCGGGTGACGAATTGAAAGCCTTTATTGCCGAAAGTCTGGAGAAAAGGGAACCTTTCTATTCGAAAGCGTCGATTGTGTTCGATGCGGAAGAGATGATGACCGATCAGGATGTATATAAGATATCACAAGAACTGGCAACACGATTATAG
- the pckA gene encoding phosphoenolpyruvate carboxykinase (ATP): MATLDLSKYGIKDVKEVLHNPSYDVLFAEETKPGLEGFEKGQVTELGAVNVMTGVYTGRSPKDKFFVKNEASENSVWWTSEEYKNDNKPCSEEAWADLKAKAVKELSGKRLFVVDTFCGANEATRMKVRFIMEVAWQAHFVTNMFIRPTAEELANYGEPDFVCFNASKAKVDNYKELGLNSETATVFNLKTKEQVILNTWYGGEMKKGMFSIMNYMNPLRGIASMHCSANTDKEGKSSAIFFGLSGTGKTTLSTDPKRLLIGDDEHGWDNEGVFNYEGGCYAKVINLDKESEPDIYNAIKRDALLENVTVAADGTIDFADKSVTENTRVSYPIYHIENIVKPVSKGPHAKQVIFLSADAFGVLPPVSILNPEQTQYYFLSGFTAKLAGTERGITEPTPTFSACFGAAFLSLHPTKYGEELVKKMEMTGAKAYLVNTGWNGTGKRISIKDTRGIIDAILDGSIDKAPTKVIPYFDFVVPTELPGVDPNILDPRDTYADAAQWDEKAKDLAGRFIKNFAKFTGNEAGKKLVAAGPKL; encoded by the coding sequence ATGGCTACATTAGATTTAAGCAAGTACGGAATTAAAGATGTGAAGGAAGTTCTTCATAATCCGTCTTACGATGTTCTGTTCGCAGAAGAAACAAAACCGGGTTTGGAAGGCTTTGAAAAAGGTCAGGTAACTGAACTGGGTGCTGTAAACGTGATGACTGGTGTTTACACAGGTCGTTCTCCTAAAGATAAATTTTTCGTAAAGAACGAAGCCAGCGAAAATTCAGTATGGTGGACTTCTGAAGAATATAAAAACGATAACAAGCCTTGTTCTGAAGAAGCTTGGGCTGATCTGAAAGCTAAAGCTGTAAAAGAATTGTCTGGCAAACGTCTGTTCGTTGTCGATACTTTCTGCGGTGCTAACGAAGCAACTCGTATGAAAGTTCGTTTCATCATGGAAGTAGCATGGCAGGCACACTTCGTAACTAACATGTTCATCCGCCCGACAGCAGAAGAGCTGGCTAACTACGGAGAACCTGATTTCGTATGTTTCAACGCTTCTAAAGCAAAAGTTGACAACTACAAAGAATTAGGCTTGAACTCTGAAACTGCTACAGTTTTCAACTTGAAGACGAAAGAACAGGTGATCCTGAACACTTGGTACGGTGGTGAAATGAAGAAGGGTATGTTCTCTATCATGAACTACATGAACCCGTTGCGTGGTATCGCTTCTATGCACTGCTCCGCTAATACGGATAAAGAAGGCAAGAGCTCTGCTATCTTCTTCGGTCTGTCTGGTACAGGTAAGACAACTTTGTCTACTGACCCGAAACGTCTGTTGATCGGTGATGACGAACACGGATGGGATAACGAAGGTGTATTCAACTATGAAGGTGGTTGCTACGCTAAGGTTATCAACCTGGATAAAGAAAGCGAACCGGATATCTACAACGCTATCAAACGTGACGCTCTTCTTGAAAACGTTACAGTTGCAGCTGACGGTACAATCGACTTCGCTGATAAGAGTGTAACAGAAAACACACGTGTTTCTTACCCGATCTATCACATCGAAAACATCGTTAAGCCGGTTTCTAAAGGCCCGCACGCAAAGCAGGTTATCTTCCTGTCTGCCGATGCATTCGGCGTATTGCCTCCGGTATCTATCCTGAACCCGGAACAGACTCAGTATTACTTCCTGTCTGGTTTTACAGCTAAATTGGCTGGTACAGAACGTGGTATCACTGAACCGACTCCGACATTCTCTGCTTGTTTCGGTGCTGCTTTCTTGTCACTGCACCCGACAAAATATGGCGAAGAATTGGTTAAGAAAATGGAAATGACCGGTGCTAAGGCTTATTTGGTCAACACAGGTTGGAACGGTACTGGCAAACGTATCTCTATCAAGGATACAAGAGGTATCATCGATGCTATCCTGGACGGTTCTATCGACAAAGCTCCGACAAAGGTTATCCCGTACTTCGATTTCGTTGTACCGACAGAATTGCCGGGTGTTGATCCGAATATCCTGGATCCGCGCGATACTTATGCTGACGCTGCACAGTGGGACGAAAAAGCAAAAGATCTGGCTGGCCGTTTCATTAAGAACTTCGCTAAGTTCACTGGCAACGAAGCTGGTAAGAAGCTGGTTGCTGCTGGTCCGAAATTGTAA
- a CDS encoding nucleotide sugar dehydrogenase, whose amino-acid sequence MENIKLAVIGLGYVGLPLARLFATRYPVVGYDVKRERVAALMEGRDATQEVSDELLRSVLLPRLPEEGEAGLFCTSDAEQLRGCNYYIVAVPTPVDLHHSPDLTPLYSASETVGKVLGRGDIVIYESTVCPGITEDECVPILERTSGLVFNRDFFAGYSPERINPGDKEHTVEKIMKVTSGSTPGAAEKVDALYRSVIQAGTFPVSSIKVAEAAKVIENSQRDINIAFMNELSKIFHLIGIDTNEVLAAAGTKWNFLPFKPGLVGGHCIGVDPYYLIRKAEDYGFHPGLILYGRRINDTMGEYIAGRVVKCMIKKDVPVRNAEALVLGFTFKENCPDVRNSKVGDVVRYLGDYGINVTIYDPWARPDDVRREYSLEVLSTLPDKKFDVVVLAVAHTDFLSLDIPELVKEHSVVYDVKGCLNPAWVDDRL is encoded by the coding sequence ATGGAAAATATAAAACTTGCCGTTATCGGCCTCGGATATGTCGGTTTGCCGTTGGCACGGTTGTTTGCGACGCGTTATCCTGTGGTCGGGTATGATGTGAAGCGGGAGCGGGTAGCAGCCTTGATGGAAGGGCGGGACGCGACGCAGGAAGTATCGGATGAATTGTTGAGGTCCGTGCTACTGCCCCGGTTGCCGGAGGAAGGTGAGGCGGGATTGTTTTGTACGTCCGATGCGGAACAGCTCCGCGGATGTAATTATTACATTGTGGCGGTCCCTACGCCGGTCGACTTGCATCATAGCCCTGACCTGACACCTCTTTATTCGGCCAGTGAAACGGTAGGGAAGGTCTTGGGCAGAGGCGATATCGTGATCTATGAATCGACAGTTTGTCCCGGTATAACGGAAGACGAATGTGTTCCCATTCTGGAGAGAACGTCCGGATTGGTTTTTAACCGCGATTTCTTTGCCGGATATTCGCCGGAGCGTATTAATCCGGGAGACAAGGAACATACGGTGGAGAAGATTATGAAAGTAACATCCGGTTCCACTCCCGGAGCCGCAGAGAAGGTCGATGCCCTATACCGATCGGTTATCCAGGCTGGAACCTTTCCGGTATCCAGTATCAAAGTGGCGGAGGCTGCCAAAGTGATCGAAAACTCCCAGCGTGATATCAACATCGCTTTTATGAACGAACTGTCGAAGATTTTCCATCTGATCGGTATCGATACGAACGAAGTGCTGGCGGCAGCCGGGACGAAATGGAACTTCCTGCCTTTCAAGCCCGGTCTGGTCGGAGGGCATTGCATAGGGGTTGATCCTTACTATTTGATCCGTAAGGCTGAGGATTACGGTTTCCATCCGGGACTGATTCTGTACGGACGTCGTATCAACGATACGATGGGCGAATATATTGCCGGTCGCGTCGTGAAGTGCATGATCAAAAAAGATGTTCCGGTGCGGAATGCGGAAGCACTGGTTTTAGGCTTTACCTTCAAGGAAAACTGTCCCGATGTGCGTAACTCCAAAGTCGGTGATGTCGTTCGCTATCTCGGTGACTACGGTATCAACGTGACGATCTATGATCCTTGGGCACGTCCGGATGACGTCCGGCGCGAATATAGCCTGGAAGTCCTGTCCACCCTGCCGGACAAGAAGTTCGATGTTGTCGTCTTAGCGGTCGCCCATACCGATTTCCTGTCACTGGACATTCCGGAGCTGGTAAAAGAGCACAGCGTGGTATATGATGTGAAAGGCTGTCTGAATCCGGCTTGGGTAGATGATCGTCTGTGA
- a CDS encoding 2-oxoacid:acceptor oxidoreductase subunit alpha, which produces MAEQTKVTTLEKVVIRFSGDSGDGMQLTGTIFSNLSAIFGNEISTFPDYPAEVRAPQGTLSGVSGFQVHLGSRKIFTPGDKADVLVAMNPAALKVNVKNLKPNAIVLIDTDSFQKSDLDKAQFTTDDPFQELGLGGVQVVAAPISTMVKDGLAEFGLDNKSALRCKNMFALGLVCWLFERPLDEAMHMLQNKFAKKPAIAQANIKALTDGYNYGHNIHASVSTYRIESKKAAPGFYTDVNGNKATSYGLIAAAEKAGLRLFLGSYPITPATDILHELSKHKELGVITVQAEDEIAGICTSIGASFAGCLAATSTSGPGLALKSEAIGLAVIAELPLVVIDVQRGGPSTGMPTKSEQTDLMQALYGRNGESPAVVIAASTPTDCFDAAYWAGKLALEHMTPVILLTDAFIANGSSAWKLPNLAEYPEIKPNYVSNYDASEKVWKAYRRDKESLVRYWAIPGTEGFAHRLGGLEKDYETSAISTDPVNHQKMVTTRQAKIDKIADYIPELEVIGDPDADLLIVGWGGTYGHLYEAMETMQEQGKKVALAHFKFISPLPKNTAEVLSKYKKVVVAEQNNGQFANYLRGKVTGFNPYRFNRVKGQPFVVARLVEEFTKILEA; this is translated from the coding sequence ATGGCAGAACAGACAAAAGTAACAACTCTGGAAAAGGTTGTCATCCGTTTTTCGGGCGATTCCGGTGACGGTATGCAGCTGACCGGAACAATCTTTTCCAATCTGTCGGCTATTTTTGGGAATGAAATCTCTACATTCCCCGATTATCCGGCAGAAGTGCGTGCTCCTCAAGGAACACTTAGTGGTGTATCAGGTTTCCAGGTTCATCTGGGATCCCGTAAAATTTTTACTCCCGGCGATAAGGCGGACGTGCTGGTCGCAATGAATCCCGCTGCGCTGAAAGTGAATGTGAAAAACCTGAAACCCAATGCGATCGTTTTGATCGATACGGATTCGTTCCAGAAGAGTGACTTGGACAAGGCGCAATTCACGACAGACGATCCGTTCCAGGAATTAGGGCTTGGCGGCGTGCAGGTCGTGGCGGCTCCTATCTCGACAATGGTGAAAGACGGCCTGGCTGAATTCGGCTTGGATAACAAGTCTGCGCTCCGTTGTAAGAATATGTTCGCACTGGGGTTGGTTTGTTGGCTGTTCGAACGTCCGCTGGATGAAGCGATGCACATGTTGCAGAACAAGTTCGCCAAAAAGCCGGCTATCGCACAGGCCAATATCAAGGCGCTGACAGACGGTTACAACTACGGACACAATATCCATGCTTCAGTCTCCACTTACCGCATCGAAAGTAAGAAGGCTGCACCAGGTTTTTATACTGACGTGAACGGTAATAAGGCCACATCCTACGGGTTGATCGCTGCTGCGGAGAAGGCCGGCTTACGGTTGTTCCTCGGAAGCTACCCGATCACTCCGGCCACCGATATCTTGCATGAGTTGTCAAAGCATAAGGAGCTTGGTGTCATCACTGTTCAGGCGGAAGATGAAATTGCCGGTATCTGTACTTCCATCGGAGCCAGCTTTGCCGGTTGCTTGGCTGCGACTTCCACATCCGGTCCCGGTCTGGCGTTGAAGAGCGAAGCGATCGGTTTGGCCGTGATCGCCGAACTGCCGCTGGTTGTTATTGATGTGCAGCGTGGTGGTCCTTCTACGGGTATGCCGACCAAGAGCGAACAAACCGACTTGATGCAGGCGCTTTACGGACGTAACGGTGAAAGTCCGGCTGTCGTGATTGCTGCTTCGACTCCGACAGACTGTTTCGATGCCGCTTACTGGGCAGGAAAGTTGGCCCTCGAACATATGACTCCTGTCATCCTGTTGACGGATGCCTTCATCGCCAACGGTTCTTCCGCATGGAAGCTGCCGAACTTGGCTGAATATCCGGAAATCAAACCGAATTATGTCTCCAACTACGATGCGAGTGAAAAAGTATGGAAAGCGTATCGCCGCGACAAGGAAAGCCTGGTTCGCTATTGGGCTATTCCGGGAACCGAGGGCTTTGCCCATCGTCTGGGCGGTCTTGAAAAAGACTATGAAACAAGTGCTATCTCGACAGACCCCGTCAACCACCAGAAGATGGTTACCACCCGCCAGGCCAAGATCGACAAGATTGCCGATTATATCCCCGAACTGGAAGTGATCGGAGACCCCGATGCAGACCTGCTGATCGTCGGATGGGGCGGAACATACGGACACCTCTACGAAGCAATGGAAACTATGCAGGAGCAGGGAAAGAAGGTTGCTCTGGCTCACTTCAAGTTCATCAGTCCGCTGCCTAAGAACACGGCTGAAGTGCTGAGCAAATACAAGAAGGTGGTCGTTGCCGAACAGAACAACGGGCAGTTTGCCAACTACCTGCGTGGTAAAGTGACGGGATTCAATCCGTACCGTTTCAACCGCGTAAAGGGACAACCTTTTGTCGTAGCGAGATTAGTTGAGGAATTCACGAAAATATTGGAGGCTTAA
- a CDS encoding HepT-like ribonuclease domain-containing protein, with product MRNIISHEYLSVDPEIITDIVKHNLSPLLVVLYRIQDDLNAGKHDAIFG from the coding sequence ATGCGAAATATTATTTCTCATGAATATTTGTCTGTTGACCCGGAGATTATAACCGATATCGTTAAACATAATTTATCCCCTCTGCTTGTCGTTCTTTACCGCATCCAGGATGACTTAAATGCCGGGAAACATGATGCTATCTTTGGATAA
- a CDS encoding alanine dehydrogenase has protein sequence MDRQGQGAYIPQELLKELSKASNRLLIGIPCERVEGERRLALTPEAVDMLTDRGHRVLVEAGAGLGINYSDNHYSEAGAEIVATPAEVYQADIILKILPPLTAEVMMMKPRTTLFSTVQFNTFSHEAFELMMAKRITAVAYELLADDKQRCPVLNVISEIEGTASITIASELLSNTQGGKGILLGGIPGVSPTEVVIIGAGNAGTVATRAAMALGASVKVFDDDINKLRTIQQVLGQGLFTSTFHPNVLQNAFRSADVVIGAMRYINTRHRYIIAEDMIRIMKRGALVIDLRINQGGCFETTCCLCPSDPAVFEQYGVLHYCRQNISNRVARTTSMALSNIFVPMLFLLGDAGAVQGMIKSDPGFKNGVYMYCGKPVNSYVSNRFGLSSNNIDLYLSAF, from the coding sequence ATGGATAGACAAGGGCAGGGGGCTTATATTCCGCAGGAGCTATTAAAAGAACTCAGTAAGGCGAGTAATCGCTTACTGATAGGTATACCCTGTGAACGGGTGGAAGGAGAACGCCGTCTGGCTCTGACTCCCGAAGCGGTCGACATGCTGACCGACCGTGGGCATCGCGTTCTGGTGGAAGCCGGGGCAGGCCTGGGGATCAATTACTCCGATAACCATTATTCGGAAGCGGGAGCCGAGATTGTGGCGACTCCGGCCGAGGTGTATCAGGCGGACATCATCCTGAAAATCCTGCCACCGCTGACTGCCGAGGTGATGATGATGAAGCCGCGTACTACGCTGTTTTCAACCGTCCAGTTTAATACCTTTTCGCATGAAGCCTTCGAACTGATGATGGCTAAACGGATTACAGCTGTCGCCTATGAACTGTTGGCGGATGACAAACAGCGCTGTCCGGTCCTGAATGTGATCTCTGAGATAGAAGGAACAGCCTCTATCACGATCGCTTCCGAGTTGTTGAGCAATACGCAGGGCGGAAAAGGGATCTTGTTAGGAGGCATACCGGGCGTTTCACCGACCGAGGTCGTGATCATTGGAGCCGGTAATGCCGGGACTGTCGCCACCCGTGCCGCTATGGCACTGGGGGCTTCCGTGAAGGTGTTCGACGACGATATAAACAAGCTTCGGACTATCCAGCAGGTATTGGGGCAAGGCTTGTTCACTTCCACTTTCCATCCGAATGTGCTGCAAAACGCTTTCCGTAGTGCCGACGTGGTGATCGGGGCGATGCGTTACATCAATACGCGTCACCGGTATATCATCGCCGAAGATATGATCCGTATCATGAAGCGCGGTGCATTAGTTATTGACCTCAGGATCAATCAGGGAGGGTGTTTCGAGACGACCTGTTGCCTCTGTCCTTCCGATCCGGCTGTTTTCGAACAGTACGGCGTACTGCATTATTGCCGGCAGAACATCAGTAACCGTGTGGCGCGTACCACTTCGATGGCACTGAGCAATATCTTCGTCCCGATGCTTTTCCTGCTGGGCGATGCCGGTGCCGTGCAGGGGATGATCAAGAGCGACCCGGGATTCAAAAACGGAGTCTACATGTATTGCGGTAAGCCTGTTAACAGCTACGTTTCCAATCGATTCGGTTTATCATCGAATAATATCGATCTATACCTCTCTGCGTTTTAA